A section of the Deinococcus taeanensis genome encodes:
- a CDS encoding DUF421 domain-containing protein, with protein sequence MSSDLVPFDWARMFLGDTPPLFLLEIVFRTAVIFLWLLLLLRVTGKRGLAQLSPLELAIVIGLGSAAGDPMFYPEVPLLHAMLVLTVVVGLQRLLSFLVIRNEQVETFIEGLPVELVRDGVISHAGLSGANLSREDLFERLRAQGVRQLGEVQRAYFEQDGTLTVFTLGPDSPAGLPVVPPWDLEPPRLLLDTDDYRAPVACLNCGRVQPQAEPTDHCTCGSDRWTPATTDPLAPENALSGKALGNSGETRAALDGQDGGTRGASTGAPHA encoded by the coding sequence ATGAGCAGTGACCTCGTGCCGTTCGACTGGGCGCGCATGTTCCTCGGCGATACCCCCCCGCTGTTCCTGCTGGAGATCGTCTTCCGCACCGCCGTGATCTTCCTGTGGCTGCTGCTGCTGCTGCGCGTGACGGGAAAACGGGGGCTGGCCCAGCTCAGCCCGCTGGAACTCGCCATTGTGATCGGTCTGGGGTCAGCCGCCGGTGACCCGATGTTCTACCCGGAAGTGCCGCTGCTGCACGCCATGCTGGTCCTGACGGTCGTGGTGGGCCTGCAACGCCTGCTGAGCTTCCTCGTGATCCGCAACGAACAGGTAGAGACCTTCATTGAGGGCCTGCCGGTTGAACTCGTGCGCGACGGCGTGATCAGCCACGCGGGCCTGTCCGGCGCGAACCTCAGCCGCGAGGACCTCTTCGAACGGCTGCGCGCCCAGGGCGTCCGGCAACTGGGCGAGGTGCAGCGCGCCTACTTTGAGCAGGACGGCACCCTGACCGTCTTCACGCTGGGCCCGGACAGCCCCGCAGGCCTCCCGGTCGTGCCGCCCTGGGACCTGGAACCCCCACGCCTGCTGCTCGACACCGACGACTACCGCGCGCCGGTCGCCTGCCTGAACTGCGGCCGCGTGCAACCACAGGCCGAGCCCACGGACCACTGCACCTGCGGCAGCGACCGCTGGACGCCCGCCACCACCGACCCGCTCGCCCCGGAAAACGCCCTGTCCGGTAAGGCGCTGGGCAACAGCGGCGAGACCCGCGCCGCCCTGGACGGACAGGATGGCGGCACCCGGGGCGCCTCCACCGGCGC
- a CDS encoding response regulator: MNPSDINPPVTVLVVDDSVSVRKALERILAPQGYAIRMADSAESALENLEPLPDLVLADILMPGMSGLELARILGERQSDLPVMLMSGIVDEVTQRDAQAAGARGVLRKPFTPAELLPAIEPQVLAALAVRAARTGEAPAPSPSTPASTPASAATAPAQPAPQSGALAGLRGLPGVQGAVLYTADGDLADQFGPDLPEAFGMYARFLVTAAATASHHLHRGDLHGIVLTYSQQTLLLTPHRDGQLLTLLDSAAAASSVHQWQAAQLN; encoded by the coding sequence ATGAATCCGTCCGACATCAACCCCCCCGTGACCGTCCTGGTCGTGGATGACTCCGTCAGCGTCCGCAAGGCCCTCGAACGCATCCTCGCGCCGCAGGGCTACGCGATCCGCATGGCCGACAGCGCCGAGAGCGCCCTGGAGAACCTGGAGCCCCTGCCTGACCTGGTGCTGGCCGACATTCTGATGCCCGGCATGAGCGGCCTGGAACTCGCCCGCATCCTCGGTGAGCGGCAGTCGGACCTGCCCGTGATGCTCATGAGCGGCATCGTGGACGAAGTGACCCAGCGCGACGCCCAGGCGGCCGGCGCACGCGGCGTGCTGCGCAAACCCTTCACGCCCGCCGAACTGCTGCCCGCCATTGAACCGCAGGTCCTGGCGGCGCTCGCCGTCCGCGCGGCCCGCACCGGGGAAGCGCCTGCGCCCAGTCCCAGCACCCCGGCCAGCACCCCGGCCAGCGCTGCCACCGCGCCCGCACAGCCCGCCCCGCAGAGCGGCGCCCTGGCTGGCCTGCGCGGCCTGCCGGGCGTGCAGGGCGCCGTGCTGTACACCGCCGACGGCGACCTCGCCGATCAGTTCGGCCCGGACCTGCCCGAAGCGTTCGGGATGTACGCCCGGTTCCTCGTGACGGCCGCCGCGACCGCCAGCCACCACCTGCACCGCGGGGACCTGCACGGCATCGTCCTGACGTACAGCCAGCAGACCCTGCTGCTCACCCCGCACCGCGACGGCCAGCTGCTCACGCTGCTCGACAGCGCCGCTGCGGCCAGCAGCGTGCACCAGTGGCAGGCGGCCCAGCTGAACTGA
- a CDS encoding DUF4388 domain-containing protein, whose protein sequence is MTAGDGACCLVVSPHLSRALSHAALIEAAGWSASTAAGGLHALTQIERERPALVTIDPALEDLSPADLYEILRDDPATADTIILIPGATLPNRYGGPRDVVVPAGRSTPEGLARALQLLGDAPTWDDAESAALAGELSTLPLTDVLLCAQELQLSGLLLVHLGARPAHMVLRQGEIIDAECGQLSPAQAVTFLLSTRTPGDFRFHQMPPESLNGLPRQITVPTARLLMEAAVHVDHADATDPPVSALEAS, encoded by the coding sequence GTGACGGCCGGCGATGGGGCCTGCTGCCTGGTGGTGTCTCCCCACCTGTCACGCGCCCTGTCGCACGCCGCACTGATCGAGGCGGCGGGCTGGAGTGCCAGCACCGCCGCCGGCGGCCTGCACGCCCTCACGCAGATTGAACGGGAACGCCCGGCCCTGGTCACCATCGACCCGGCCCTGGAGGACCTGAGCCCCGCCGACCTGTACGAGATCCTGCGCGACGACCCGGCAACGGCGGACACCATCATCCTGATTCCCGGCGCGACCCTGCCCAACCGGTACGGCGGCCCGCGCGACGTGGTCGTCCCCGCCGGGCGGAGCACGCCCGAGGGGCTCGCGCGCGCCCTGCAACTGCTGGGTGACGCGCCCACCTGGGATGACGCCGAGAGCGCCGCCCTCGCCGGGGAACTCAGCACGCTGCCCCTCACGGACGTGCTGCTGTGCGCCCAGGAACTGCAGCTCTCGGGGCTGCTGCTTGTGCACCTCGGCGCCCGCCCCGCACACATGGTGCTGCGCCAGGGTGAAATCATCGACGCGGAGTGCGGCCAGCTGAGCCCGGCCCAGGCCGTGACGTTCCTGCTCAGCACCCGCACGCCCGGCGACTTCCGCTTTCACCAGATGCCGCCCGAATCCCTCAACGGCCTGCCGCGTCAGATTACCGTGCCCACCGCCCGTCTGCTGATGGAAGCGGCCGTGCACGTCGATCACGCGGACGCCACCGACCCACCCGTTTCTGCCCTGGAGGCCTCATGA
- a CDS encoding hybrid sensor histidine kinase/response regulator — protein sequence MTSVPTRPVTQDAELTASYLQDARSVIAGLEDATVDLWVPDQRSRALDSLWVLSHRLHGTAGLYGHPQTAALAALLERLMEGRAGLNSDSAVPILTAILERAMTCVSSALNRIEQDQSEGDVGLMFASLDGPAQVTELLRTQPFELEARQAHSEEQGEPPFAVVNAAIWEDFGPEAAELTAALRIGLHADIPDLTALFRAAHTLKGSSAMVGLAELAEVGHAMEDLLGAAREDAVTLDRAMPLIDDGLSLVDTVLAHAEGQVREAPHARIQAYRAAVAALLSGQDPATLVAATPDVPVPAPETRLSVRVDSSRLDGMLDDVAGLVAARARLNGLFLRQQQVAASLDAAHERVQRTVRDFEERYLNPNLTPGGAPAGTPLDRQPDRRAPTDLGLQDRLADFGALELDTYDDLNILARAVTELSADLVEIRAQTAQVISTLGDELTGLEKLTRQLRVELSRARLVPLERVTAPLHRWAKRRTDLTLRIHGEDSLIDAQYAAPLGQSLLHLLTNAAVHGAQDPAERAAQGKGTLLQVTVDATVADGHLRVTVRDDGRGLNFDALRQRALQSGHLSAGELGKMTDEQTAQLVFLPGLSTAGQVTQEAGRGVGMDAVRDAVARLGGRVTLTSRPGQGTAITLHLPVAQQIADVLVMRVGSQRVAVLATQMQGMSVLDGEAPEGSVDLSVLWGEERAGQRYVARLALPVTEDEGTLNVLVDEFLSLEEVVLRPAGTLLGGLEYLSGMTTLNDEHGHAYPVAVLNPSGLRRTRAAARRTQLNAAPSAAHILLVDDSLSVRRHVGRSLERFGFTVSTASDGQEALERLLAGERADLLLSDLEMPRMNGFELLRAVRSSPAHATLPVVIMTTRAGEKHQQLALELGANDYLAKPAEERLLQRRLGALLPGAEGRA from the coding sequence GTGACCTCCGTGCCCACCCGTCCAGTCACCCAGGATGCGGAACTGACAGCCAGCTACCTGCAAGACGCCCGCAGCGTCATCGCCGGGCTGGAGGACGCGACCGTCGATCTGTGGGTTCCCGACCAGCGCTCCCGCGCGCTGGACAGCCTGTGGGTGCTCAGCCACCGCCTGCACGGCACCGCCGGCCTGTACGGCCACCCGCAGACCGCGGCGCTCGCCGCACTGCTCGAACGCCTGATGGAAGGCCGCGCCGGCCTGAACAGCGACTCGGCCGTGCCGATCCTCACCGCGATCCTCGAACGCGCCATGACCTGCGTCAGCAGCGCCCTGAACCGCATTGAGCAGGACCAGAGCGAAGGCGACGTGGGGCTCATGTTCGCCAGCCTGGACGGTCCGGCGCAGGTGACCGAACTGCTGCGCACCCAGCCCTTTGAGCTTGAAGCGCGCCAGGCCCACAGCGAAGAGCAGGGCGAACCGCCGTTTGCCGTGGTGAACGCCGCCATCTGGGAGGATTTCGGCCCGGAAGCGGCCGAACTCACGGCTGCGCTGCGCATCGGTCTGCACGCCGACATCCCTGACCTCACCGCGCTGTTCCGCGCGGCGCACACCCTCAAAGGCAGCAGCGCCATGGTGGGCCTCGCGGAGCTCGCCGAGGTCGGGCACGCCATGGAGGACCTGCTGGGGGCCGCCCGCGAGGACGCCGTCACCCTGGACCGCGCCATGCCGCTGATCGATGACGGCCTGAGCCTCGTGGATACCGTCCTGGCCCACGCCGAAGGGCAGGTGCGCGAAGCGCCGCACGCGCGCATCCAGGCGTACCGCGCGGCGGTGGCTGCGCTGCTCAGCGGCCAGGACCCCGCAACCCTCGTGGCCGCCACACCGGACGTTCCGGTTCCGGCGCCCGAAACGCGCCTGAGCGTCCGCGTGGACAGCAGCCGCCTGGACGGCATGCTCGACGACGTGGCCGGCCTCGTGGCCGCCCGCGCCCGCCTGAACGGCCTGTTCCTGCGCCAGCAGCAGGTGGCCGCAAGTCTGGACGCCGCTCACGAACGTGTGCAGCGCACCGTGCGGGACTTCGAGGAACGCTACCTCAACCCGAACCTGACGCCCGGCGGCGCGCCGGCCGGCACCCCCCTGGACCGCCAGCCTGACCGGCGCGCCCCCACGGACCTGGGTCTGCAGGACCGCCTCGCGGACTTCGGCGCGCTGGAACTCGACACGTACGACGACCTGAACATCCTGGCGCGCGCCGTGACCGAGCTGAGTGCCGACCTCGTGGAAATCCGCGCGCAGACCGCGCAGGTCATCAGCACCCTCGGCGACGAACTCACCGGGCTGGAAAAACTGACCCGCCAGCTGCGCGTGGAACTCAGCCGCGCGCGCCTCGTGCCGCTGGAACGCGTGACCGCGCCCCTGCACCGCTGGGCCAAGCGCCGCACCGACCTGACCCTGCGCATTCACGGTGAGGACAGCCTGATCGACGCGCAGTACGCCGCGCCGCTCGGGCAGTCGCTGCTGCACCTGCTCACCAACGCCGCCGTGCACGGCGCGCAGGACCCGGCCGAGCGCGCCGCTCAGGGCAAGGGGACGCTGCTGCAGGTCACCGTGGACGCCACGGTTGCCGACGGCCACCTGCGCGTGACCGTGCGCGACGACGGCCGCGGCCTGAACTTCGACGCGCTGCGTCAGCGGGCCCTGCAGTCCGGCCACCTGAGCGCCGGGGAACTCGGGAAGATGACCGACGAGCAGACCGCGCAGCTTGTGTTTCTCCCCGGCCTCAGCACCGCCGGGCAGGTGACGCAGGAAGCCGGTCGCGGCGTGGGCATGGACGCCGTGCGTGACGCTGTGGCCCGCCTCGGCGGCCGCGTGACGCTCACCAGCCGCCCCGGGCAGGGCACGGCCATCACCCTGCACCTCCCGGTCGCGCAGCAGATTGCGGACGTGCTGGTGATGCGCGTCGGCTCGCAGCGCGTCGCGGTGCTCGCCACGCAGATGCAGGGCATGAGCGTCCTGGACGGCGAGGCCCCCGAAGGCAGCGTGGACCTCAGCGTCCTGTGGGGGGAGGAACGCGCCGGGCAACGCTACGTGGCCCGCCTCGCGCTGCCCGTCACTGAAGATGAGGGCACCCTGAACGTCCTTGTGGACGAGTTCCTCAGCCTGGAGGAAGTCGTGCTGCGGCCCGCCGGCACCCTCCTGGGCGGGCTGGAGTACCTCAGCGGCATGACCACCCTGAACGACGAGCACGGCCACGCCTACCCCGTCGCCGTGCTCAACCCTTCCGGGCTGCGCCGCACGCGCGCCGCAGCCCGCCGCACCCAGCTGAACGCCGCGCCCAGCGCCGCGCACATCCTGCTGGTCGACGACAGCCTCAGCGTGCGCCGCCACGTGGGCCGCAGTCTGGAACGCTTCGGGTTTACGGTCAGCACCGCCAGCGACGGCCAGGAAGCCCTGGAACGCCTGCTGGCCGGCGAACGCGCCGACCTGCTGCTCAGCGACCTGGAAATGCCCCGCATGAACGGCTTCGAGCTGCTGCGAGCGGTGCGCTCCAGTCCCGCCCACGCCACGCTGCCCGTGGTCATCATGACCACCCGCGCCGGCGAGAAGCACCAGCAGCTGGCCCTGGAACTCGGCGCCAACGACTACCTTGCCAAACCTGCCGAGGAGCGCCTGCTGCAGCGCCGTCTGGGCGCCCTGCTGCCCGGCGCGGAGGGCCGGGCGTGA
- a CDS encoding methyl-accepting chemotaxis protein, with amino-acid sequence MQLQFQTARLSRANRKTNVQRVGWLGQLRVGQKLSLAAFAFAIPLSVLVSALLIEQQSGINFAQRELAGVQQFTPLRDINTNLAGFVDNALEGDAAAAQKAATAVNTAIDQLERQVAPEYRERVQALRRDWTVLPDSIGTQPDLAVLQTYAQLLATYQRDLSEDMLTQSGLLLDPQAETFHVMEATLRVLPRISTGLNLAYLTTEAGRREPGGDGPYLNVLRDLNVTLQEALGSYNASVERVLSVDPELAKTLGATSQKLSDAVTPVLADMGAAVEAGTLKGVDGNSIQSNALLQTGAAFNTGIDTLVAQLQERVDTTKRERLLSMLSVIGALLLAFALLIRLSRSIVKPLTELTRASRAVAQGDLSVNVPVQTRDELGFMAHTFNNATGQLRANEEKNVNEREEAVRLQDNIGSFLDVTMDIAGGDLTRRGVVSDDVLGNVVDSINLMVDELGSVLSEVQKASASVTSASREMLTTTDQIVQGADTTTSETRRVADQVRAVTDGFREMADAAEQSAQSARQALLASQQGREAVLGTLDGMQNIRREVQGVSRRIKTLGERSLEIQEIVDTISRLSSQTNLLALNASIEAAGAGAAGSRFAIVADEVRKLADSSAQATARIASLIRTVQLEITEVVASVEDGTREVEQGYRVAATAGERIEELGTLAAQAAQFAERINAATTEQVRSVEEVSVAVQQIGQVAEQSHDSVQRGRDAAQRLQHLAQNLLQSLSRFKLPS; translated from the coding sequence ATGCAACTCCAGTTTCAGACCGCCCGACTGTCCCGTGCCAACCGCAAAACCAACGTCCAGCGCGTCGGCTGGCTGGGGCAGCTGCGCGTGGGCCAGAAGCTCTCCCTGGCCGCGTTCGCCTTCGCCATTCCGCTCAGCGTGCTCGTCAGCGCCCTGCTGATCGAGCAGCAGAGCGGCATTAACTTCGCGCAGCGTGAGCTGGCCGGCGTGCAGCAGTTCACGCCACTGCGCGACATCAACACCAACCTCGCCGGATTCGTGGACAACGCCCTGGAAGGCGACGCCGCCGCCGCGCAGAAGGCCGCCACCGCCGTGAACACCGCCATCGACCAGCTGGAACGGCAGGTGGCCCCCGAGTACCGCGAGCGCGTGCAGGCGCTGCGCCGCGACTGGACGGTGCTGCCCGACTCCATCGGCACGCAGCCGGACCTGGCGGTGCTGCAGACCTACGCGCAGCTGCTCGCCACGTACCAGCGCGACCTGAGCGAAGACATGCTCACGCAGTCCGGCCTGCTGCTCGACCCGCAGGCGGAAACCTTCCACGTGATGGAAGCCACGCTGCGCGTCCTGCCCCGCATCTCCACCGGCCTGAACCTCGCGTACCTGACCACCGAGGCCGGCCGGCGCGAACCCGGCGGTGACGGTCCGTACCTCAACGTGCTGCGCGACCTGAACGTGACGCTGCAGGAAGCGCTGGGGTCCTACAACGCCAGTGTGGAGCGCGTGCTGAGCGTCGACCCGGAGCTGGCAAAAACGCTGGGTGCCACCTCACAGAAACTCTCCGACGCCGTGACCCCCGTTCTGGCCGACATGGGCGCCGCCGTCGAAGCCGGCACCCTGAAAGGCGTGGACGGCAACAGCATCCAGAGCAACGCCCTGCTGCAGACCGGCGCGGCCTTCAACACCGGCATCGACACGCTGGTGGCCCAGCTGCAGGAGCGTGTGGACACCACCAAACGCGAGCGTCTGCTGTCCATGCTGTCCGTGATCGGCGCGCTGCTGCTGGCCTTCGCGCTGCTGATCCGCCTGTCGCGCTCCATCGTCAAGCCGCTGACCGAACTCACGCGCGCCAGCCGCGCCGTGGCGCAGGGTGACCTGAGCGTGAACGTTCCGGTCCAGACGCGCGACGAGCTGGGCTTCATGGCCCACACCTTCAACAACGCCACCGGACAGCTGCGCGCCAACGAAGAAAAGAACGTCAACGAACGCGAAGAGGCCGTGCGCCTGCAGGACAACATCGGGTCGTTCCTGGACGTCACCATGGACATCGCCGGCGGCGACCTGACCCGCCGCGGCGTGGTGTCCGATGACGTGCTGGGGAACGTCGTGGACTCCATCAACCTCATGGTCGACGAGCTGGGCTCGGTGCTGAGCGAAGTGCAGAAGGCTTCCGCGTCCGTGACCAGCGCCAGCCGCGAAATGCTCACCACCACCGACCAGATCGTGCAGGGCGCCGACACCACCACCAGCGAAACCCGCCGCGTGGCCGACCAGGTGCGCGCCGTGACCGACGGCTTCCGTGAGATGGCCGACGCCGCCGAGCAGAGCGCACAGTCCGCCCGCCAGGCGCTGCTGGCCTCCCAGCAGGGCCGCGAGGCCGTGCTCGGCACCCTGGACGGCATGCAGAACATCCGCCGCGAGGTGCAGGGCGTCTCCCGCCGAATCAAGACGCTGGGTGAACGCTCGCTGGAAATTCAGGAGATCGTGGACACCATCTCCCGCCTGTCCAGTCAGACGAACCTTCTGGCCCTGAACGCCTCCATCGAGGCGGCCGGTGCAGGCGCCGCAGGCAGCCGGTTCGCGATCGTCGCCGATGAAGTGCGTAAACTCGCGGACTCCTCCGCGCAGGCCACCGCCCGTATCGCCAGCCTGATCCGCACGGTGCAGCTGGAAATCACGGAAGTGGTTGCCAGCGTGGAAGACGGCACCCGTGAGGTGGAACAGGGCTACCGCGTCGCCGCGACCGCCGGGGAACGCATCGAGGAACTGGGCACGCTGGCCGCGCAGGCCGCGCAGTTCGCCGAACGAATCAACGCCGCGACCACCGAACAGGTGCGCAGCGTGGAAGAAGTGAGCGTGGCCGTGCAGCAGATCGGTCAGGTGGCCGAGCAGTCGCACGATTCCGTGCAGCGCGGCCGTGACGCCGCCCAGCGCCTGCAGCACCTCGCCCAGAACCTGCTGCAGAGCCTGTCGCGCTTCAAGCTCCCGAGCTGA
- a CDS encoding chemotaxis protein CheW, translating into MPDALFVRVNDTRLALPLSGEQTISELGPVAPLPHGEPLLLGLTTVQGRAVPLLDIAPLLGERSAGRAPLMVLTSLEGERVALLVHEVYGVSSVPTPPPGTSLLLDVPGGKVLNAASLARELRDHLTP; encoded by the coding sequence ATGCCCGACGCGCTGTTCGTCCGGGTGAACGACACCCGTCTGGCCCTGCCCCTCTCGGGCGAGCAGACGATCAGCGAACTGGGTCCCGTCGCCCCCCTGCCGCACGGCGAGCCCCTGCTGCTGGGCCTCACCACCGTGCAGGGCCGCGCCGTGCCCCTCCTGGACATCGCGCCCCTGCTGGGCGAACGCAGCGCCGGGCGCGCCCCGCTGATGGTCCTGACCAGCCTGGAAGGCGAACGCGTGGCGCTGCTGGTGCACGAAGTGTACGGCGTGTCCAGCGTGCCCACCCCACCCCCCGGCACCAGCCTGCTGCTCGACGTGCCCGGCGGCAAGGTCCTGAACGCCGCGAGCCTGGCGCGCGAACTGCGCGATCACCTGACACCCTGA
- a CDS encoding response regulator transcription factor, with product MAQILIVDDSPADLKFMEAALKGTSHTVTSLTDPAQVEAVADQVRPDLLLVDVVMPGRNGYEVVRGLRRQPGMETLKVVFVSSKGNETDVKWGLRQGADDYIVKPYTPEQVLGVITRLLG from the coding sequence ATGGCACAAATCCTGATTGTTGATGACTCCCCCGCCGACCTGAAATTCATGGAAGCCGCCCTGAAAGGCACCTCCCACACCGTGACCTCCCTGACCGACCCCGCGCAGGTCGAAGCCGTCGCCGATCAGGTGCGTCCCGACCTGCTGCTCGTTGACGTGGTCATGCCCGGCCGCAACGGCTACGAAGTGGTCCGCGGCCTGCGGCGTCAACCCGGCATGGAAACCCTGAAAGTCGTGTTCGTGTCCAGCAAGGGCAATGAAACCGACGTGAAGTGGGGCCTGCGCCAGGGCGCCGACGACTACATCGTGAAGCCCTACACCCCCGAGCAGGTGCTCGGCGTGATCACCCGGCTGCTCGGCTGA
- a CDS encoding MHYT domain-containing protein, with the protein MEPSEMLHHEWDNAYVALSYVIAVIASYMSLELAGRVGQNTRTAANRFWLVAQALVLGYGIWAMHFIGMMAFKVNAAASINYPLTVSSGVIVVLLVYLALLYVRAAPLTAVRLAVSSALTGTGIVVMHYLGMYAYQLPGTETKLAWLPLIGSVLVAMAASTVSLLLFHRLSGDWAARQKGVVLHSLKLAAAGVMGLAVLGVHYLGMAALQYHVVDELKVGIASAGIDTSLLALVVGVVSFLMMGLALTSMLMDAGRGGDLDELDFGSAAD; encoded by the coding sequence ATGGAACCCAGTGAAATGCTTCACCACGAATGGGACAACGCGTACGTCGCGCTGTCATACGTGATCGCCGTGATCGCGTCCTACATGTCCCTGGAACTGGCCGGACGCGTCGGGCAGAACACTCGCACGGCCGCCAACCGCTTCTGGCTGGTTGCCCAGGCCCTCGTGCTGGGCTACGGCATCTGGGCCATGCATTTCATCGGCATGATGGCCTTCAAGGTCAATGCCGCTGCCAGCATCAACTATCCGCTCACAGTCTCCTCCGGCGTGATCGTGGTGCTGCTGGTGTACCTCGCGCTGCTGTACGTGCGCGCCGCCCCCCTGACCGCCGTTCGCCTCGCTGTGTCCAGCGCCCTCACCGGAACTGGCATCGTGGTCATGCACTACCTCGGCATGTACGCCTACCAGTTGCCCGGCACTGAAACCAAACTGGCCTGGCTGCCCCTGATCGGCTCCGTGCTGGTCGCCATGGCCGCCAGCACCGTGTCCCTGCTGCTGTTCCACCGCCTGAGCGGCGACTGGGCCGCGCGCCAGAAAGGCGTCGTGCTGCACAGCCTGAAACTCGCCGCGGCCGGCGTGATGGGCCTCGCCGTGCTCGGCGTGCACTACCTCGGCATGGCCGCCCTGCAGTACCACGTCGTGGATGAACTCAAGGTCGGCATCGCCAGCGCCGGAATCGACACCAGTCTGCTGGCCCTGGTGGTCGGCGTCGTGTCCTTCCTGATGATGGGGCTCGCCCTGACCAGCATGCTCATGGACGCCGGCCGCGGCGGCGATCTGGACGAACTGGACTTCGGCAGCGCCGCCGACTGA
- the pgm gene encoding phosphoglucomutase (alpha-D-glucose-1,6-bisphosphate-dependent): protein MTISELAGKRASQTLLTNIPRLVAHYYETRPDPRDPLQRVAFGTSGHRGTSLGGTFNEAHILAVAQAVAEYRAGAGITGPLFMGLDTHALSEPAWMSALQVLVANGVQVRAQAGAFTPTPLISHAILEHNRAGREGAPAHDWADGIVITPSHNPPQDGGFKYNPPSGGPADTDVTGAIQARANAILENELRDVRRVSLEDALAALQDFDFISPYVRQLPEVVNLDAIRASGVRVGVDPLGGASLPVWQAIQAEYNLNLSVVNDDVDPRFGFMSVDRDGKIRMDCSSPYAMASLLALKGDFDVAIGNDPDADRHGIVTRAGLMNPNHYLAVMIEYLFSHRPGWRTDAAIGKTLVSSALIDRVGAGIGRRVVEVPVGFKYFVQGLLDGSFGFGGEESAGASFLRHNGTAWSTDKDGLIPGLLAAEMTAVTGRTPSERFADLSARYGETAYDRQDAPADPEQKKILSSLSPEQVTATTLGGDPITARLTRAPGNGAGIGGLKVTTDQAWFAARPSGTEDVYKIYAESFRGAAHLQQVMAEARDVVGAALTGR from the coding sequence ATGACCATCAGCGAACTGGCCGGTAAACGTGCTTCCCAGACCCTGCTGACCAACATTCCCCGCCTGGTGGCCCACTACTACGAGACCCGGCCGGACCCGCGGGACCCGCTGCAGCGCGTGGCGTTCGGCACCAGCGGGCACCGCGGCACCAGCCTGGGCGGCACCTTCAACGAGGCGCACATCCTCGCCGTGGCCCAGGCGGTCGCGGAGTACCGCGCCGGCGCCGGCATCACCGGCCCCCTGTTCATGGGCCTGGACACCCACGCCCTGTCTGAACCCGCCTGGATGAGTGCCCTGCAGGTTCTGGTCGCCAACGGCGTGCAGGTCCGCGCGCAGGCCGGAGCGTTCACCCCGACCCCGCTGATCAGCCACGCCATCCTGGAACACAACCGCGCCGGACGCGAGGGGGCCCCCGCTCACGACTGGGCGGACGGCATCGTGATCACGCCCAGCCACAACCCTCCGCAGGACGGCGGGTTCAAGTACAACCCCCCGAGCGGCGGTCCGGCCGACACTGACGTGACCGGCGCGATCCAGGCGCGCGCGAACGCCATCCTCGAGAATGAACTGCGGGACGTGCGGCGCGTCTCCCTGGAAGACGCCCTGGCCGCCCTGCAGGACTTCGACTTCATCAGCCCGTACGTGCGGCAGCTGCCGGAGGTCGTGAATCTTGACGCCATCCGGGCAAGTGGGGTGCGGGTGGGTGTGGATCCACTGGGCGGCGCCAGCCTTCCGGTCTGGCAGGCCATTCAGGCCGAGTACAACCTGAATCTCAGCGTCGTGAACGATGACGTCGACCCCCGTTTCGGGTTCATGAGCGTGGACCGGGACGGCAAGATCCGCATGGACTGCTCCAGCCCGTACGCCATGGCCAGTCTGCTGGCCCTGAAAGGCGATTTCGACGTGGCGATCGGCAACGACCCCGACGCCGACCGGCACGGCATCGTGACCCGCGCGGGCCTGATGAACCCCAACCACTACCTCGCGGTCATGATCGAGTACCTGTTCAGCCACCGGCCCGGCTGGCGTACCGACGCCGCCATCGGCAAGACGCTGGTGAGCAGCGCCCTGATTGACCGGGTGGGCGCCGGAATCGGCCGGCGTGTGGTGGAGGTTCCGGTTGGCTTCAAGTACTTCGTGCAGGGTCTGCTTGACGGGTCGTTCGGGTTCGGGGGAGAGGAGAGCGCCGGCGCGAGCTTCCTGCGGCACAACGGCACTGCCTGGAGCACCGACAAGGACGGCCTGATCCCGGGCCTGCTGGCGGCCGAGATGACGGCCGTGACTGGCCGGACGCCCAGTGAACGCTTCGCGGACCTGAGTGCCCGGTACGGTGAGACTGCCTACGACCGGCAGGACGCTCCCGCAGACCCCGAGCAGAAGAAGATTCTGAGCAGCCTCAGCCCCGAGCAGGTCACGGCCACCACGTTGGGCGGCGACCCGATCACCGCCAGACTGACGCGCGCGCCGGGCAATGGAGCGGGCATCGGTGGCCTGAAGGTCACCACCGATCAGGCGTGGTTCGCGGCGCGGCCCAGCGGGACTGAGGACGTCTACAAGATCTACGCGGAGAGCTTCCGCGGCGCGGCGCACCTGCAGCAGGTGATGGCCGAGGCGCGCGACGTGGTGGGGGCCGCCCTGACAGGCCGCTGA